One genomic region from Sphingobacterium sp. UGAL515B_05 encodes:
- a CDS encoding dienelactone hydrolase family protein, protein MKTVMTLLMLTMVTMTTQAQQLKQVSYQDGEQKLNGLITANTAKKGPAVLILPAWKGIDNEAKQAALQLEKEGYIAFIADIYGEGNIPSDNTAASKIAGHYKTDYKAYQHRIALALEQLKKEGADPKKIAIIGYCFGGSGALEAARADLPVNAVVSIHGGLSKAADRPNTAIKTKVLIEHPAADKSVSKEDYDGLVKELNEGKADWQIITYANSGHTFTNPESAEYNPVMAKRAWEHTLLFLKEVLNK, encoded by the coding sequence ATGAAAACAGTTATGACACTATTGATGCTTACTATGGTCACCATGACTACGCAGGCCCAACAATTAAAACAGGTTTCTTACCAGGATGGTGAACAGAAACTCAACGGATTGATAACCGCCAACACGGCAAAAAAAGGCCCAGCTGTTTTAATTCTTCCAGCATGGAAAGGAATTGACAACGAAGCGAAGCAAGCCGCATTACAACTTGAAAAAGAAGGGTACATCGCTTTCATTGCCGACATCTACGGTGAAGGGAATATCCCCTCCGACAACACCGCAGCTTCGAAAATTGCCGGCCACTACAAAACAGACTACAAGGCTTATCAGCATCGCATCGCACTAGCCTTGGAACAACTGAAAAAAGAGGGTGCGGATCCAAAGAAAATTGCTATCATCGGCTATTGTTTTGGAGGTTCGGGTGCTTTAGAAGCAGCGCGAGCCGACCTACCCGTTAATGCTGTGGTTAGTATCCATGGCGGCCTATCCAAAGCTGCCGATAGACCCAATACTGCGATCAAAACAAAAGTACTCATTGAGCACCCAGCAGCCGATAAAAGTGTATCAAAAGAAGATTACGATGGATTGGTCAAGGAATTAAATGAAGGAAAAGCAGACTGGCAAATAATTACCTACGCAAATTCTGGACATACGTTTACGAATCCCGAGTCAGCCGAATATAACCCCGTAATGGCTAAACGTGCCTGGGAGCACACCTTATTATTTTTGAAAGAAGTATTAAATAAATAG
- a CDS encoding NAD(P)-dependent oxidoreductase: MKIEKLGFIGLGNMGYPMAKNLEKAGFPLSVYNRNKAKAAGFEEQSIISEDIGELVDHSDIIFSMLTNDEAVSEVYEKILQREIKGKLFVDMSTISRERCISIATKLKEKGASFIDAPVAGSTKPATEGTLIIMVGGAPEDVHRAQPYLEQMGKSIKHLGENGQGIAAKLAINYFLSTIYQGLAETILFSDKLGIRRSDMLEIINDSASGSGATKVKTPLLVEENYSPAFALDLMLKDIRLAQQAGADYPLLQTLLETYGKAHDQGLGQLDVIGIIESIKS, from the coding sequence ATGAAGATAGAAAAATTAGGATTTATAGGATTAGGAAACATGGGCTATCCCATGGCTAAAAATCTAGAAAAAGCAGGATTCCCCCTTTCTGTTTACAATAGAAACAAGGCTAAAGCAGCAGGCTTTGAAGAGCAATCAATTATCAGCGAAGATATAGGTGAATTAGTCGATCATAGCGACATTATCTTCTCCATGCTCACAAATGATGAAGCAGTCAGCGAAGTATATGAAAAAATTCTCCAAAGGGAGATCAAGGGCAAATTATTTGTCGATATGAGTACAATATCGCGTGAACGCTGTATTTCAATAGCCACTAAGCTAAAAGAAAAAGGCGCTTCTTTTATCGATGCTCCCGTTGCCGGCAGTACCAAACCAGCGACTGAGGGTACGCTTATTATTATGGTGGGTGGTGCTCCCGAAGACGTTCATCGTGCCCAACCATACCTCGAGCAGATGGGCAAATCAATTAAACATCTCGGCGAAAATGGACAGGGAATTGCCGCTAAACTTGCGATCAACTATTTTCTTTCGACCATCTACCAAGGTCTTGCAGAAACGATCTTATTTTCAGATAAACTGGGAATTCGACGAAGCGATATGCTCGAAATCATCAACGATAGTGCCAGCGGCAGTGGGGCAACAAAAGTGAAAACACCATTATTGGTGGAAGAAAATTACAGTCCTGCATTCGCGCTAGACCTTATGCTGAAAGATATTCGACTGGCTCAACAAGCCGGTGCGGACTATCCCCTCCTCCAGACCTTACTCGAAACCTACGGGAAAGCACACGACCAAGGTCTCGGACAGCTCGATGTTATCGGTATCATTGAATCCATTAAGTCGTAG
- a CDS encoding Crp/Fnr family transcriptional regulator, giving the protein MLSIEQAYTGILEPELIAEIAENAHIKTFREGDLIIDTNQYIKAMPLLLDGAIKIVREDEDQGELLLYYLEKGQTCTMSIACCLGNKKSEIRALAEKTTTVAMIPNELVNLWMGKYPSWRNFIISSYSSRMDEMLQAVDSLAFSNMEERIINYLKAKVKLNDDRILTLTHQDIASDLNTSRVVVSRILKKLEQEDKIVLLRNEIRVLVE; this is encoded by the coding sequence ATGTTATCCATAGAACAAGCTTACACCGGCATTCTTGAACCAGAGTTAATCGCTGAAATAGCGGAAAACGCGCATATAAAAACGTTCCGTGAAGGCGATCTCATCATTGATACCAATCAATATATCAAGGCGATGCCTCTCCTCTTGGATGGAGCAATAAAAATTGTCCGCGAGGATGAAGATCAAGGCGAATTATTGCTCTACTACCTAGAAAAAGGTCAAACCTGTACAATGTCGATAGCCTGTTGTCTCGGGAATAAAAAAAGTGAAATTCGTGCGCTCGCAGAAAAAACAACGACTGTAGCCATGATTCCAAATGAGCTTGTCAACCTTTGGATGGGAAAATACCCTTCCTGGCGAAATTTCATCATATCAAGCTATTCAAGCCGCATGGACGAAATGTTACAGGCTGTTGATAGTCTAGCGTTTTCCAATATGGAAGAACGCATCATCAACTATTTGAAAGCCAAAGTGAAGCTGAATGACGACCGGATACTCACCCTTACGCATCAGGATATTGCTTCCGATTTAAATACATCCCGAGTCGTTGTCTCCCGAATTTTAAAAAAACTCGAACAGGAAGATAAAATAGTGCTGCTACGTAACGAAATTAGGGTATTGGTGGAATGA
- a CDS encoding TonB-dependent receptor, protein MKKSLLFFALVFASYGAVQGQTANTGSVSGVVKEATGQTVKGATIKITHIPSGQVVSGSADAQGKFQISNLQEGGPYKVEVTYIGEKPVIFENILLKSGESLTINPTFTGGSSTNLDEVVVVGHGVIDIAAGRKTPIAVSTIRKQDLEERVGAQDITSALANTPSVYITGQAKGFGESSMTTRGFDQSNTAFLLNGQPINGMDNGSVYWSNWSGLTDIASLVQIQRGLGSSKLAISSVGGTVNYVTQSTAMKEGGFIRTTVGNDMFMKATVGYNTGLMKNGFAVSAMFTQWSGNGYMDHTEGAGQSYFLSVGYKANEKHNLNFMVTGAPQWHNQGYTSKLSNYLANGRRYNDNYKDANGVMMNAQKNFYHKPVANLNWDWTIDDKSSLSTVVYASLAAGGGQSLRSDKYNTGKYLAADVNNHQWFGIVSNYNRKLSESLNFNVGFDVRDYKGTHYRKLTDPLGNTNGVVLGGNVNFPNKPLVTNTYSTNPWKAFSSKPDSREDRLAWDYNQYIRYGGLFGQLEYAKNGFTAFFQGSVSEQQNKRSDYFQYTPGNEDSKDVNNFGYNTKGGVSYTLGHHSIFGNAGYYSRQPYQNNIFMNFANDINENAENEKILGLEAGYKFASRFLDVNVNVYRTTWENRVTGSSSLATADDVKKYNPTNDPGILVEGAYLYTTNYGVKQVHRGVEVDFEARPIEKLSLTGFLSIGDWKYDGAVNSVVRNDNRVELGRSQVNLTGEHVGNAAQTSYGFGAKYKVFKGLSVDANYRYYERLYASNYRREVIDGQTYGRYMKLPSFNLLDAGLSYNVMVSDKNSMSFRVNMNNVLNKFYISEATSSNLVTDVNNTWNGIDTSNFVLIGQGRTWNASVKFTF, encoded by the coding sequence ATGAAAAAGTCTTTACTTTTTTTTGCCCTTGTTTTTGCTAGTTATGGTGCCGTTCAAGGTCAAACAGCAAATACTGGTTCGGTTTCAGGAGTTGTCAAAGAAGCTACTGGACAAACGGTTAAAGGAGCAACCATTAAAATTACCCACATCCCAAGTGGACAAGTTGTAAGTGGCTCAGCCGATGCCCAAGGAAAATTTCAAATTTCAAATCTTCAAGAAGGAGGTCCCTACAAAGTAGAGGTAACTTATATCGGGGAAAAACCAGTTATTTTTGAAAACATCCTATTGAAATCGGGGGAATCGTTGACTATCAATCCGACTTTTACGGGTGGATCTTCAACAAATTTGGATGAGGTTGTTGTTGTCGGTCATGGGGTTATCGATATTGCTGCGGGAAGAAAGACACCGATTGCGGTTTCGACGATCCGTAAGCAGGATTTAGAGGAACGGGTAGGAGCACAGGATATTACTTCCGCATTAGCTAACACTCCTTCGGTTTATATCACCGGTCAGGCAAAAGGTTTTGGGGAGTCTTCCATGACAACACGCGGTTTTGATCAGTCCAATACAGCATTTTTGTTGAACGGTCAGCCTATCAATGGTATGGACAATGGAAGTGTATATTGGTCAAATTGGTCGGGACTTACAGATATTGCCTCTTTGGTGCAGATTCAACGTGGTTTGGGATCATCTAAATTAGCGATTTCATCTGTCGGCGGAACCGTAAATTACGTGACACAATCCACTGCAATGAAAGAGGGTGGTTTTATTCGTACCACTGTTGGTAACGATATGTTTATGAAGGCAACAGTGGGTTACAATACCGGTCTGATGAAAAATGGTTTTGCTGTTTCGGCAATGTTTACACAGTGGTCAGGTAACGGTTATATGGACCATACCGAAGGTGCCGGACAAAGTTATTTCTTGTCTGTTGGATATAAAGCCAACGAAAAACACAACCTGAACTTCATGGTAACGGGTGCTCCACAATGGCATAACCAAGGATATACCTCAAAATTGTCGAACTATCTTGCTAATGGACGACGTTATAACGATAATTATAAGGATGCAAATGGCGTGATGATGAATGCACAAAAGAACTTTTATCATAAGCCAGTAGCCAACTTAAACTGGGACTGGACGATCGATGATAAATCATCTTTGTCTACTGTTGTGTATGCTTCTTTAGCAGCAGGTGGGGGCCAATCTTTGCGAAGCGATAAATACAATACAGGCAAATATTTAGCTGCTGATGTGAACAATCACCAATGGTTTGGGATAGTTTCCAACTATAATCGTAAACTTTCAGAATCCTTGAATTTCAATGTCGGTTTTGATGTAAGGGATTATAAAGGTACACACTATCGTAAATTGACAGATCCACTTGGAAATACAAATGGTGTCGTATTAGGCGGTAATGTTAATTTCCCTAATAAGCCATTGGTTACCAATACATACTCAACGAACCCTTGGAAAGCTTTCTCAAGCAAACCTGATTCGCGTGAAGATCGTTTAGCTTGGGATTACAATCAATACATCCGTTACGGAGGTCTGTTCGGTCAATTGGAATATGCGAAAAATGGCTTTACAGCGTTTTTCCAAGGATCGGTTTCCGAACAACAAAACAAACGTTCTGATTATTTTCAATACACGCCAGGTAATGAGGATTCTAAAGACGTAAACAATTTTGGCTACAATACGAAGGGTGGTGTAAGTTACACATTGGGACATCATAGCATTTTTGGTAATGCGGGGTACTATTCCCGTCAGCCTTATCAAAACAATATTTTCATGAATTTTGCAAATGATATTAATGAAAATGCTGAAAATGAAAAAATCCTTGGTTTAGAGGCTGGTTATAAATTTGCTTCTCGATTCTTGGATGTGAATGTGAATGTTTACCGCACAACCTGGGAAAACCGTGTTACGGGTAGTTCGAGTTTAGCGACGGCAGATGATGTGAAAAAATACAATCCAACAAATGATCCTGGTATTTTGGTCGAAGGTGCCTATTTATATACAACAAATTACGGTGTAAAACAGGTGCATAGAGGCGTAGAAGTTGATTTTGAAGCCCGTCCAATCGAAAAATTAAGCCTAACAGGATTTTTATCGATAGGTGACTGGAAATACGATGGTGCAGTAAACTCGGTCGTACGTAACGATAACCGCGTCGAATTGGGACGTTCTCAGGTTAACTTAACTGGTGAACATGTTGGTAACGCAGCACAAACTTCTTATGGATTTGGGGCTAAATATAAAGTGTTTAAAGGTTTGTCTGTTGACGCAAACTACAGATACTATGAGCGTTTGTATGCGTCGAATTATCGTAGAGAAGTCATAGATGGTCAAACGTATGGACGTTATATGAAATTGCCGTCTTTTAATCTGTTGGATGCCGGTCTTTCATATAACGTAATGGTAAGTGACAAGAACAGTATGAGTTTCCGTGTCAACATGAACAATGTGTTGAATAAGTTCTATATTTCGGAAGCTACTTCGAGTAACTTGGTGACGGATGTGAACAACACTTGGAATGGTATTGATACGTCCAATTTTGTGTTGATCGGACAGGGTAGAACCTGGAATGCATCTGTGAAATTTACATTCTAA
- a CDS encoding tetratricopeptide repeat protein — protein sequence MFSNLAVILQNNTFVDSDFTLPVPVLLAKFSFLPISSFFPEAGLSFSADWLDTVQQSALKSTLEGFNVGIGGDGNPVALLEQAIALTDHALAYSYLGLYYFKIAAYDQAIATFTRAIEQYKEEPFFYASRCLVYRLIDEDEGAFYDYQIAKRLDFNYHSVLEWAENQAELTYFEADNLVIQELESKPKQLNTDEINSLGLEYVHCYSYLKAIGLYSSAIAESENKDSNLFVFRGSLYLKLTCFELALSDFNQAIALDEDRSAAYIFRAKVFESYRKYQSALEDYAKAEEIDRDSSIVYEERASLFERLGNFKEALLDFDRLVTLNPEDFYVYSLRADLNEKLEDLSGALADYSKAIDLNPYYSDLYSYRAAIREKLGDPIGAKADLDKFNELEDE from the coding sequence ATGTTTTCAAATCTAGCTGTCATTCTACAAAACAATACTTTTGTGGATTCAGATTTTACACTGCCGGTACCCGTACTTCTTGCTAAGTTTTCTTTTTTACCTATTTCATCATTTTTTCCGGAAGCGGGTTTATCTTTTTCCGCTGATTGGTTAGATACCGTCCAACAGAGTGCGCTTAAATCTACATTGGAGGGATTTAATGTCGGAATCGGTGGTGATGGCAATCCTGTCGCTTTACTTGAGCAGGCGATTGCTTTGACTGATCATGCGCTTGCCTATAGTTATCTGGGGCTTTATTATTTTAAAATAGCGGCCTATGACCAAGCGATAGCAACTTTTACTCGTGCAATCGAACAGTATAAAGAGGAACCGTTTTTTTATGCGAGCCGTTGTTTAGTGTATCGACTTATCGATGAAGACGAAGGTGCTTTCTATGATTATCAGATTGCCAAGCGACTGGATTTTAATTACCATAGCGTATTGGAATGGGCAGAAAATCAAGCTGAACTCACTTACTTTGAGGCCGACAATTTGGTTATTCAGGAGCTGGAGTCGAAGCCAAAGCAGCTGAATACTGACGAAATAAATTCATTGGGCCTTGAATATGTTCATTGCTATAGTTATCTAAAGGCAATCGGTCTTTATTCTTCTGCTATTGCGGAGTCTGAGAACAAGGATAGCAACCTGTTTGTTTTTAGAGGAAGTTTGTACCTGAAATTGACCTGTTTTGAGTTGGCATTATCTGATTTCAATCAGGCCATTGCTCTTGATGAGGATCGTTCTGCCGCCTATATATTTCGTGCTAAAGTGTTTGAATCCTATCGGAAATACCAAAGTGCGCTGGAAGACTATGCTAAAGCGGAGGAAATAGATCGTGATTCATCGATCGTATACGAAGAAAGGGCGTCTTTGTTTGAGCGGTTGGGAAATTTTAAGGAAGCATTATTGGATTTTGACCGCCTTGTTACGCTCAATCCGGAAGATTTTTATGTGTATTCATTGCGGGCCGATTTAAATGAAAAGTTGGAGGATCTTTCCGGTGCTTTAGCAGATTACTCGAAAGCGATCGATTTGAATCCATATTATTCTGATTTGTATTCATATCGCGCAGCAATTCGTGAAAAATTGGGTGATCCTATTGGAGCAAAAGCCGATCTGGATAAATTCAATGAATTGGAAGATGAATAA
- a CDS encoding prephenate dehydrogenase, with protein sequence MNIAIVGVGLIGGSVAIRLKETKFCDKIIGVDKSQKNLDKAMHIGFIDETASLEDAIKSCKVLVLTIPVDAILHVVPQILDLVTDQVVIDMGSTKTNILNKIKDHPNRGRYVAAHPMAGTEYSGPEAAIAGLFKGKMMVYVEAFKTDEDAFEIADAITDQLEMRSCFMNADEHDVHTAYVSHISHLTSFALALTVLEKEKSQGRIFELAGSGFESTVRLAKSSPDMWTPIFKQNRENVLEVLEEHIKQLQSLYDSIATEDYDKLHKLITRSNKIKRIIK encoded by the coding sequence ATGAACATTGCCATTGTAGGCGTAGGCTTGATCGGCGGCTCCGTTGCCATTCGCCTAAAAGAAACAAAATTCTGCGACAAAATTATCGGTGTAGATAAGAGTCAAAAGAACTTAGATAAAGCGATGCACATCGGCTTCATTGACGAAACAGCAAGCTTAGAAGATGCGATTAAGAGCTGTAAAGTATTGGTGCTCACAATTCCTGTCGATGCCATTTTACATGTTGTTCCTCAAATCTTGGATTTGGTTACAGATCAGGTCGTCATTGACATGGGATCGACAAAAACAAATATTCTCAACAAAATCAAGGATCACCCTAACCGGGGGCGTTACGTGGCAGCCCATCCCATGGCTGGAACAGAGTATTCGGGGCCTGAAGCTGCAATAGCAGGCTTATTCAAAGGCAAGATGATGGTATATGTCGAAGCATTTAAAACTGATGAAGATGCTTTCGAAATCGCCGATGCCATCACCGACCAATTGGAGATGCGCAGCTGTTTTATGAATGCGGACGAACATGATGTACATACGGCTTATGTATCACACATCTCTCACCTGACCTCTTTCGCCCTCGCCTTAACGGTATTGGAAAAAGAGAAATCTCAGGGACGTATCTTTGAGCTGGCAGGATCGGGATTTGAATCTACAGTACGTCTTGCCAAAAGTTCGCCCGATATGTGGACACCTATTTTCAAGCAAAATCGCGAAAATGTACTCGAAGTACTCGAAGAACATATCAAGCAGCTTCAATCCCTGTACGATTCTATTGCCACGGAGGATTATGACAAATTGCACAAACTTATTACCCGTTCCAATAAGATAAAAAGAATCATTAAATAA
- a CDS encoding pyridoxal phosphate-dependent aminotransferase: MQIDVAKRLQHTEEYYFSKKLREIDELNKQGARVINLGIGSPDLPPHPEVIETLNTNAQLPNVHGYQNYKGAPALRQAVADWYQRYYHATFNPNTEILPLIGSKEGIVHICMTYLQEGDQALIPNPGYPAYAAAVRLSGAEAITYNLTQEKNWLIDLNELKKQDLSKVKLMWINYPHMPTGASAPDAFYQELIQFAKAHNILICHDNPYSFILTDTPRSIMSIPGAKDVAIELNSLSKSSNMAGWRIGVLVGAEERINQVLRFKSNMDSGMFLPVQLAAAKALQLDASWYADLNKIYAERRQQVYEIMDLLDCSYQKDQVGLFVWARIPEKYKDGYALSDAVLDKSRVFITPGGIFGDKGDQYIRISLCATVEVLKESIQRIKDNF; encoded by the coding sequence ATGCAAATAGACGTTGCCAAAAGATTGCAGCACACTGAAGAATATTATTTCTCCAAAAAATTGAGAGAAATAGATGAGTTGAACAAACAGGGTGCGCGTGTAATCAACCTAGGAATTGGAAGTCCAGACTTGCCCCCACACCCGGAGGTGATCGAGACATTAAATACGAATGCCCAACTTCCAAATGTACATGGCTATCAAAACTATAAAGGCGCCCCCGCCCTACGACAAGCCGTTGCAGATTGGTATCAACGTTATTATCATGCGACTTTTAATCCCAACACAGAAATACTTCCCCTAATTGGGTCAAAAGAAGGTATTGTACACATCTGTATGACCTATCTTCAGGAAGGAGACCAAGCACTTATACCCAACCCCGGCTATCCAGCTTATGCTGCTGCTGTGAGACTGAGCGGTGCTGAAGCGATTACCTATAATCTTACACAGGAGAAAAATTGGCTTATTGATCTAAATGAGCTCAAAAAACAAGACTTGTCAAAGGTTAAACTGATGTGGATAAACTATCCTCATATGCCAACAGGTGCCTCCGCACCCGATGCATTTTATCAAGAGCTGATTCAGTTTGCCAAAGCGCATAATATCCTGATTTGCCACGATAATCCGTATAGCTTTATTTTGACAGATACGCCAAGAAGCATTATGAGTATCCCTGGCGCGAAAGATGTGGCCATTGAATTGAATTCGCTAAGCAAGTCTTCCAATATGGCAGGATGGCGAATTGGTGTGCTCGTGGGTGCCGAAGAACGTATAAACCAAGTCCTCCGTTTCAAAAGCAACATGGACTCAGGTATGTTTTTACCTGTTCAGCTGGCTGCGGCAAAAGCCTTACAACTTGATGCCTCCTGGTATGCTGATCTGAACAAAATTTACGCTGAAAGACGTCAACAGGTGTATGAAATTATGGATTTACTGGACTGTTCTTATCAAAAGGACCAAGTAGGTCTGTTTGTATGGGCACGCATCCCTGAAAAATATAAGGATGGTTATGCGCTGAGCGATGCTGTTTTGGACAAATCACGGGTATTTATTACACCGGGTGGAATTTTCGGAGACAAAGGTGATCAATATATACGCATCAGTCTCTGTGCCACAGTAGAGGTACTCAAAGAATCAATCCAGCGCATTAAAGATAATTTCTAA
- a CDS encoding ABC transporter ATP-binding protein, whose product MKTYFRLLSFAKPIEKFAIPYVICTLITVIFSTLNLALLAPLLHTLFNAGKETTVVVKPEAYTDILAWFNYYASVANNQFGAYGALKYVCIVIVISVFISNLFRYFCQRIMENFRIHTLLKLRRAVFDNVMDLHVGYFTGQRKGDIVSKVASDVQVVQYSVTGTLQVIFKEPLQLIAYIVMLFNISPKLTFFSLLVIPISGFFIARIVKNLKSQAHAAQESYGNMISYLDEALSGIKIIKAFNAVSFIKNRFHNENERYANIGRAMAKRQQLSSPVSELLGVIMVAIILLYGGHLVLSGDKGLTAPEFIAYIAIFSQVMRPAKALTDSFSGIHNGLAAGERVLELIDEKTEVKDRADAKLVKSFEKSIVFNQVNFSYTKDKEILQNIDLTIEKGQVVALVGPSGGGKSTLVDLIPRFMDVTGGQILFDGTDLRDFNQDSLRNMIGVVNQESILFNDTIFNNIAFANLSASQEEVEAAARIANAHEFILKTEHGYQTNIGDRGGKLSGGQRQRICIARAVLKNPPIMLLDEATSALDTESEKLVQDSLYKLMDNRTTVVIAHRLSTIQNADKIVVIEAGKIVEAGSHSELIQREGLYRKLIEMQQFTD is encoded by the coding sequence ATGAAAACATATTTTAGGCTCTTATCGTTTGCTAAACCCATTGAGAAATTTGCAATCCCCTATGTAATTTGCACGCTGATCACGGTTATATTTAGCACTTTGAATTTAGCATTACTTGCTCCATTACTCCATACACTTTTTAATGCAGGTAAAGAGACCACTGTGGTCGTAAAACCTGAGGCTTATACAGATATTCTCGCCTGGTTTAATTACTACGCCAGTGTTGCCAACAATCAATTTGGAGCCTATGGTGCATTGAAATACGTCTGTATTGTAATTGTAATCTCTGTTTTTATCAGCAATTTATTTCGTTATTTCTGTCAGCGCATTATGGAGAATTTCCGGATTCATACCCTGCTTAAATTGCGTAGAGCAGTGTTTGATAATGTGATGGATCTGCATGTTGGCTATTTTACGGGACAACGAAAAGGTGATATTGTTTCTAAAGTAGCATCCGATGTGCAGGTTGTGCAATATTCTGTTACCGGAACGTTACAGGTGATTTTTAAGGAGCCTTTGCAACTGATCGCGTATATCGTGATGCTGTTTAATATTTCTCCAAAATTGACTTTTTTCTCCCTTCTGGTTATTCCTATATCTGGATTTTTTATTGCAAGAATCGTCAAGAATCTCAAAAGTCAGGCGCATGCCGCACAGGAGTCGTATGGAAATATGATTTCTTATTTGGACGAAGCATTATCTGGGATTAAAATTATCAAAGCTTTCAATGCGGTCTCCTTTATTAAGAACAGATTTCATAATGAGAACGAACGTTATGCGAATATCGGCCGTGCTATGGCTAAAAGACAACAGTTAAGCTCGCCTGTTTCTGAGCTGCTGGGTGTCATTATGGTCGCAATTATTCTTTTATATGGTGGTCATTTGGTGCTTTCAGGAGATAAAGGGTTAACTGCGCCGGAATTTATCGCCTATATCGCTATTTTTTCACAGGTGATGCGCCCTGCTAAAGCGTTAACAGATTCGTTTAGTGGTATACACAATGGTCTGGCTGCGGGAGAACGGGTGTTGGAGCTGATCGATGAAAAGACGGAAGTGAAAGATCGCGCCGACGCGAAGCTTGTGAAAAGCTTTGAGAAGAGTATTGTATTTAATCAGGTTAATTTTTCGTATACCAAAGATAAAGAGATTCTCCAGAACATCGATTTAACGATAGAAAAAGGGCAGGTCGTTGCATTGGTAGGGCCCTCAGGTGGGGGGAAATCAACGTTGGTTGATTTGATTCCGCGCTTTATGGACGTCACTGGAGGGCAAATTTTGTTTGATGGTACTGATTTACGGGATTTTAACCAAGATTCTTTACGGAACATGATTGGTGTCGTCAATCAGGAGTCCATTTTGTTTAATGATACGATCTTCAATAATATCGCTTTTGCTAATCTTTCTGCCAGCCAGGAAGAGGTAGAAGCCGCTGCACGAATTGCCAATGCCCATGAATTTATTTTGAAAACAGAACATGGCTATCAGACCAACATTGGTGATCGGGGCGGTAAATTATCGGGTGGACAACGCCAGCGGATCTGTATCGCACGGGCTGTCTTAAAAAATCCACCGATTATGCTTCTTGATGAGGCGACGTCTGCGCTAGATACCGAATCGGAGAAATTGGTGCAGGATTCCTTATACAAATTAATGGACAACAGAACAACAGTTGTCATTGCCCACCGCTTAAGTACCATCCAGAATGCCGATAAAATTGTGGTTATTGAGGCTGGAAAAATTGTAGAAGCGGGCAGCCATAGTGAGCTGATACAACGCGAAGGATTATATCGGAAATTAATCGAGATGCAGCAATTTACAGATTAG